One genomic segment of Gammaproteobacteria bacterium includes these proteins:
- a CDS encoding twin transmembrane helix small protein, whose amino-acid sequence MLIKIIVAVMLLLILASLGSGLFFLIRDGGHNPRTVKALTVRIALSVALFILLMVAYATGLITPHGVMQRESAPAAHIQ is encoded by the coding sequence ATGCTGATCAAAATTATCGTCGCCGTCATGCTGCTCCTGATCCTCGCCAGTCTGGGTTCCGGGCTGTTTTTCCTGATTCGCGACGGGGGACACAATCCACGCACGGTGAAGGCGCTCACCGTGCGGATTGCCTTGTCCGTCGCCCTGTTCATCCTGCTGATGGTCGCCTACGCCACCGGGTTGATCACGCCGCATGGCGTGATGCAACGCGAATCCGCCCCGGCAGCTCACATCCAGTAA
- the carA gene encoding glutamine-hydrolyzing carbamoyl-phosphate synthase small subunit gives MRKSAILALEDGSLFRGESIGADGHAQGEVVFNTSITGYQEILTDPSYCRQIITLTYPHIGNVGTNRGDEEAAEIHASGLIVRDYPQVASNWRNQQPLDRYLRERGIVGLAGIDTRRLTRLLREKGAQNGCIMAGDAIDAERALKLAREFPGLKGMDLAKVVSVATPYLWREGRWQLTSNSFPTVNNARYHVVACDYGVKRNILRMLADRDCRLTVVPAQMSASAIMELDPDGVFLSNGPGDPEPCDYAITAIRELLDIGVPLFGICLGHQLLGLASGARTVKMKFGHHGGNHPVLDLDSRRVMISSQNHGFAVNEATLPDCLRATHRSLFDGSLQGIARVDRPAFSFQGHPEASPGPHDVAPLFDRFIGLMAETRQAKT, from the coding sequence TTGAGGAAATCTGCGATTCTGGCCTTGGAAGACGGCAGCCTGTTCCGGGGCGAATCCATTGGCGCCGATGGCCACGCCCAGGGCGAGGTGGTGTTCAACACCTCGATCACCGGCTATCAGGAAATTTTGACCGATCCTTCCTACTGCCGGCAAATTATCACCCTGACCTACCCACACATCGGCAATGTGGGAACCAATCGCGGCGATGAAGAAGCCGCCGAGATTCACGCCAGCGGTCTGATTGTGCGCGACTACCCGCAGGTGGCCAGTAACTGGCGCAATCAGCAACCGCTCGACCGCTATTTGCGGGAGCGCGGAATCGTGGGCCTGGCGGGCATCGACACCCGCCGGCTGACCCGGCTGCTGCGTGAGAAGGGCGCGCAAAATGGCTGCATCATGGCCGGAGACGCGATTGATGCCGAACGGGCGCTGAAACTGGCCCGCGAATTTCCCGGTCTGAAAGGCATGGATTTAGCGAAAGTGGTCAGCGTCGCCACGCCCTACCTCTGGCGGGAAGGCCGTTGGCAACTTACCAGCAACAGTTTTCCCACCGTCAACAATGCTCGCTACCATGTCGTCGCCTGCGATTACGGGGTCAAGCGCAACATTCTGCGGATGCTGGCCGACCGGGACTGCCGATTGACCGTTGTTCCCGCGCAAATGTCTGCTTCAGCCATTATGGAACTGGATCCTGATGGCGTCTTTCTATCCAACGGCCCTGGCGATCCTGAACCCTGCGATTACGCGATCACCGCTATTCGCGAACTGCTGGACATCGGCGTTCCCCTGTTTGGGATTTGCCTCGGTCACCAATTGTTGGGGCTGGCCAGCGGCGCGCGGACAGTGAAAATGAAATTTGGCCATCATGGCGGTAATCATCCGGTTCTGGATCTCGATAGCCGCCGGGTGATGATCAGCAGCCAGAACCACGGTTTTGCAGTCAATGAAGCCACCTTGCCGGATTGCCTGCGCGCTACCCATCGTTCGCTGTTTGACGGTTCGCTGCAAGGCATCGCCCGCGTTGACCGGCCCGCCTTCAGCTTCCAGGGCCACCCGGAAGCCAGCCCCGGCCCCCACGACGTGGCGCCGCTCTTTGACCGGTTCATTGGCCTGATGGCGGAAACACGTCAGGCTAAAACCTGA
- the carB gene encoding carbamoyl-phosphate synthase large subunit, translating to MPKRTDLHSILIIGAGPIVIGQACEFDYSGAQACKALREEGYRVILVNSNPATIMTDPNMADAVYIEPIHWQTIAQVIARERPDALLPTMGGQTALNCALDLVRHGVLEQQGVEMIGASPDAIDMAEDRERFRQAMHEIGLATPRSVVAHTLEAALAQHHEIGFPTILRPSFTLGGSGGGIAYNREELVEILERGLDLSPTSEVLLEESVLGWKEFEMEVVRDRADNCIIVCSIENFDPMGVHTGDSITVAPAQTLTDKEYQIMRDASLAVLRKIGVDTGGSNVQFAINPDNGRMVIIEMNPRVSRSSALASKATGFPIAKVAAKLAVGYTLDELQNEITGGRTPASFEPSIDYVVTKVPRFNFEKFPQADPRLTTQMKSVGEVMAIGRIFQESLQKALRGLEIGVDGFNEVLDGNPADPHKILKQELGVPGAQRLWYVAEAFRLGYSVEMLYELTRIDPWFLTQIEELIQLAGEVRTLGLTALHDRERLYFLKRKGFSDSRLAALSGADETTVRRLREQLDVHPVYKRVDSCAAEFATRTAYLYSTYEEECEAEPSDREKIMVLGGGPNRIGQGIEFDYCCVHAALALREDGYETIMVNCNPETVSTDFDTSDRLYFEPLTLEDVLEIVRKECPKGVIVQYGGQTPLKLAKPLEANGVPIIGTSPDAIDRAEDRERFQQMIDQLGLLQPPNRTAREAEEAVRLAREIGYPLVVRPSYVLGGRAMEIVHEEADLRRYMAEAVQVSNESPVLLDRFLSDAVEVDVDALSDGCEVIIGGIMEHIEEAGVHSGDSACSLPPFSLGPTIQNRLREQVRAMAMKLGVVGLMNTQFAIQGDAIYVLEVNPRASRTVPYVSKATGRPLAKIAARCMVGRTLAEQRVSGEVIPNYYSVKEAVFPFVKFPGVDPLLGPEMKSTGEVMGVGRTFGEAFAKAQLGAGDQLPRGGRAFISVRDIDKAKAVEIARDLDRLGFALVATKGTAAALRAQGLACETVHKVGEGRPHVVDLIKNDQIDLIVNTTEGKQAIADSFSIRREALMHKVSYTTTIAAARATCQALRELDNGSVNCLQELHRELPV from the coding sequence ATGCCCAAACGTACCGATTTACACAGTATCCTGATTATTGGCGCCGGTCCCATCGTGATCGGCCAAGCCTGCGAATTTGACTATTCGGGCGCGCAAGCGTGCAAGGCGTTGCGGGAGGAAGGGTACCGGGTGATCCTGGTCAACTCCAACCCCGCCACGATCATGACCGATCCTAACATGGCCGATGCAGTGTATATCGAGCCGATTCATTGGCAAACGATCGCCCAGGTCATCGCCCGCGAGCGCCCTGACGCTTTATTGCCGACCATGGGCGGCCAGACCGCGCTGAACTGCGCGCTCGACCTGGTCCGGCATGGGGTGCTAGAGCAACAGGGCGTCGAAATGATTGGCGCTTCTCCCGACGCTATTGATATGGCTGAGGACCGCGAGCGCTTCCGGCAGGCCATGCATGAAATTGGCCTGGCTACTCCACGCTCAGTAGTCGCGCATACGCTGGAGGCGGCGCTGGCTCAGCATCACGAAATCGGTTTCCCGACCATTCTCCGCCCGTCTTTCACTCTGGGCGGCAGCGGCGGCGGCATCGCCTACAACCGCGAGGAACTGGTCGAGATTCTCGAACGCGGCCTGGACCTGTCGCCCACCAGTGAGGTGCTGCTGGAAGAATCGGTGCTGGGCTGGAAAGAGTTCGAGATGGAAGTGGTTCGCGACCGCGCCGATAACTGCATCATTGTCTGCTCCATTGAAAATTTCGATCCCATGGGCGTGCATACTGGCGACTCAATCACTGTCGCGCCAGCGCAAACGCTCACTGATAAGGAATACCAGATCATGCGCGACGCCTCGCTGGCGGTGCTACGCAAGATCGGCGTCGATACCGGCGGCTCCAATGTCCAGTTCGCTATCAACCCCGATAATGGACGCATGGTCATCATCGAAATGAACCCGCGCGTCTCCCGTTCCTCGGCGCTGGCGTCCAAGGCTACCGGCTTTCCCATCGCCAAGGTGGCGGCCAAGCTGGCGGTGGGTTACACCCTGGACGAGTTGCAAAACGAGATCACCGGCGGTCGCACCCCCGCTTCGTTCGAGCCGAGCATTGACTATGTAGTGACCAAGGTGCCGCGCTTCAATTTCGAGAAATTCCCACAGGCTGATCCCCGGTTGACCACCCAGATGAAATCGGTCGGCGAGGTCATGGCGATTGGCCGCATCTTCCAGGAATCGTTGCAAAAAGCATTGCGTGGACTGGAAATTGGCGTCGATGGTTTCAACGAAGTTCTCGACGGCAACCCGGCTGATCCGCATAAGATTCTTAAACAGGAACTGGGCGTTCCCGGCGCCCAGCGGCTGTGGTATGTAGCCGAAGCGTTCCGGCTGGGCTATTCGGTTGAGATGTTGTACGAACTGACACGCATTGACCCCTGGTTCCTGACGCAGATTGAAGAATTGATACAACTGGCTGGCGAGGTGCGCACCCTGGGTTTGACGGCGCTGCATGACCGCGAGCGGTTGTACTTCCTCAAGCGCAAGGGTTTTTCCGACAGCCGCCTGGCGGCCCTGTCTGGCGCTGATGAAACGACGGTCCGGCGCTTGCGCGAGCAGTTGGATGTCCACCCGGTTTATAAACGGGTCGATTCCTGCGCCGCTGAATTCGCCACCCGCACCGCCTATCTCTACTCGACCTACGAAGAAGAATGTGAGGCGGAACCGAGTGACCGGGAAAAAATCATGGTGCTGGGCGGCGGTCCCAACCGGATTGGCCAAGGCATCGAATTTGACTACTGCTGCGTTCACGCAGCTTTGGCGTTGCGGGAAGATGGCTACGAAACTATTATGGTCAACTGCAATCCAGAAACCGTATCCACCGACTTCGACACTTCGGACCGGTTGTACTTCGAGCCATTGACGCTGGAAGATGTGCTGGAAATCGTCCGTAAGGAGTGCCCCAAGGGCGTTATCGTCCAGTACGGTGGCCAGACGCCGCTCAAACTGGCCAAGCCGCTGGAAGCCAATGGCGTGCCGATCATTGGCACCAGTCCGGACGCTATCGACCGTGCGGAAGATCGTGAGCGGTTTCAGCAAATGATCGACCAATTGGGCTTGTTGCAACCTCCGAATCGCACCGCCCGCGAAGCGGAGGAGGCCGTGCGCCTAGCCCGCGAAATTGGTTATCCCCTGGTGGTGCGTCCTTCTTATGTGCTCGGTGGCCGGGCCATGGAAATCGTCCACGAGGAAGCCGATTTACGCCGTTACATGGCCGAAGCGGTGCAGGTTTCCAACGAATCGCCGGTGTTGCTGGATCGCTTCCTCAGCGACGCGGTTGAGGTGGATGTCGATGCGCTCAGCGACGGTTGCGAGGTGATCATCGGCGGCATTATGGAGCATATCGAGGAAGCTGGGGTGCATTCCGGGGATTCCGCCTGTTCGCTACCGCCTTTTTCCCTCGGCCCGACCATCCAGAATCGGCTGCGCGAGCAGGTGCGAGCGATGGCCATGAAACTGGGCGTGGTCGGGTTAATGAACACCCAGTTCGCCATCCAAGGCGACGCCATCTATGTTCTGGAAGTCAACCCGCGCGCCTCGCGCACCGTTCCCTATGTCTCGAAAGCCACGGGCCGACCGCTGGCCAAGATCGCCGCCCGCTGCATGGTGGGGCGCACACTGGCGGAACAGAGGGTATCCGGCGAGGTGATTCCCAACTATTATTCTGTCAAGGAAGCCGTGTTTCCTTTCGTCAAATTCCCCGGCGTTGACCCGTTGCTCGGACCGGAAATGAAATCGACCGGCGAGGTGATGGGCGTTGGGCGCACCTTTGGCGAAGCCTTCGCCAAGGCGCAACTGGGCGCGGGCGACCAATTGCCGCGCGGCGGACGGGCCTTCATCAGCGTGCGCGACATTGATAAAGCCAAAGCGGTCGAGATTGCCCGCGACCTGGACCGGCTCGGTTTCGCGCTGGTGGCCACCAAAGGCACTGCCGCCGCATTGCGCGCTCAGGGCTTGGCTTGCGAAACCGTTCACAAGGTCGGCGAGGGCCGACCGCATGTTGTCGACCTGATCAAGAATGACCAGATCGACCTGATCGTCAACACCACCGAAGGCAAGCAAGCCATTGCTGATTCCTTTTCCATCCGTCGTGAGGCGTTAATGCACAAGGTGAGCTATACCACGACGATCGCCGCGGCGCGGGCCACCTGTCAGGCCCTGCGCGAACTTGATAATGGGAGCGTAAACTGTCTCCAGGAACTCCACCGGGAATTGCCCGTATGA
- a CDS encoding cytochrome c oxidase assembly protein, which produces MNKTVEDTPNSDPASLDTDRLRQAHRRLVRRMLLITVAMFGFGFAMVPIYNVLCQVTGLNGKTGGRVAAVAPMKVDESRTITVEFVANLNVTAPWEFSPQVDHMTVHPGQFYQTHFHARNLTNQPLVAQAIPSVSPGLAAAHFQKIECFCFSRQQFQAGESKEMPVTFRIDPDLPPDVRTVTLSYTFFRLDELSGS; this is translated from the coding sequence ATGAACAAGACTGTTGAAGACACTCCAAATTCTGATCCAGCATCTCTGGATACAGACCGTCTGCGGCAAGCCCATCGCCGGCTGGTGCGGCGCATGTTGTTGATCACGGTTGCCATGTTTGGTTTCGGTTTCGCAATGGTGCCGATCTACAATGTGCTTTGCCAAGTGACTGGATTGAATGGCAAAACCGGAGGCCGTGTGGCTGCGGTAGCGCCGATGAAAGTCGACGAATCACGCACCATTACTGTGGAGTTCGTAGCCAATCTGAATGTGACCGCGCCGTGGGAATTTTCCCCGCAGGTGGATCACATGACGGTTCATCCCGGCCAGTTTTACCAGACCCATTTTCACGCCCGTAACTTGACCAATCAACCGCTGGTCGCGCAGGCGATTCCCAGCGTTTCGCCAGGTCTGGCGGCCGCGCATTTCCAGAAAATCGAGTGTTTCTGCTTCAGCCGCCAACAATTTCAGGCCGGGGAAAGTAAAGAAATGCCCGTCACGTTCCGCATCGATCCGGATTTGCCGCCGGATGTGCGTACGGTGACCTTGTCATATACTTTCTTTAGACTGGATGAGTTGAGCGGTTCCTAG
- the greA gene encoding transcription elongation factor GreA yields the protein MTTTNRVPMTAAGADRLRTELQELKTVARPRITAAIAEARAHGDLKENAEYHAAREQQSFAEGRIAEIESKLANAQIIDVTTLPPSDRVVFGCTVRLIEEDSEEEKCYQIVGEDEADIKAGKISFSSPIARALIGKSAGDIVDVQTPGGIKTYEITDVQYL from the coding sequence ATGACCACTACAAATAGAGTACCCATGACTGCCGCCGGCGCCGACCGGCTACGTACTGAATTGCAGGAATTGAAAACGGTGGCGCGGCCGCGTATTACCGCCGCCATTGCTGAAGCTCGCGCGCATGGCGACCTGAAGGAGAACGCTGAATATCATGCTGCGAGAGAGCAGCAAAGTTTTGCCGAAGGCCGCATTGCCGAAATCGAATCGAAACTGGCGAATGCACAAATTATCGATGTCACCACTTTGCCGCCTTCAGATCGGGTGGTTTTTGGTTGTACCGTGCGCCTGATCGAGGAAGACAGTGAGGAAGAGAAATGCTATCAAATCGTTGGCGAGGACGAAGCTGACATCAAGGCGGGCAAAATTTCCTTCAGCTCGCCGATCGCCCGAGCGCTGATCGGCAAATCCGCTGGCGATATCGTTGATGTGCAAACGCCAGGCGGTATAAAAACTTACGAAATTACTGACGTGCAATACCTCTAA
- a CDS encoding cytochrome c oxidase subunit 3: MATHAHAPASDIYYVPNQSHWPIIASISLFTTMFGGATLLNGGGNTLLFIGVTMLLTTMFGWFGTVVMESERGFYNAQMDRSFRWGMSWFIFSEVMFFAAFFGALFYARHYSVPWLGGETEHGVLTQSLIWSGYEAAWPTNGPDKIGGFFAPMHAWGLPAINTLILLSSGATITWAHWGLVEGNRGKLIKGLAATVGLGVLFLALQATEYHEAYTELHLTLGSGIYGSTFFMLTGFHGLHVTIGAIILTVILFRSIAGHFSPHKHFAFEAAAWYWHFVDVVWLGLFIFVYWM, encoded by the coding sequence ATGGCGACGCATGCACACGCGCCGGCTTCCGATATCTATTATGTGCCGAATCAAAGCCACTGGCCGATTATTGCTTCGATCAGCCTGTTCACGACAATGTTCGGTGGGGCCACCCTATTGAATGGCGGTGGCAATACGTTACTGTTCATTGGCGTGACAATGCTGTTGACTACCATGTTCGGCTGGTTTGGCACAGTGGTGATGGAAAGCGAACGTGGGTTTTACAACGCGCAGATGGATCGCTCCTTCCGCTGGGGTATGAGCTGGTTCATCTTCTCGGAAGTGATGTTCTTCGCCGCTTTTTTTGGCGCGCTGTTCTACGCACGGCATTACTCGGTGCCCTGGCTGGGCGGCGAAACCGAACATGGTGTTCTCACCCAGAGCCTGATATGGTCTGGGTACGAAGCCGCCTGGCCGACCAATGGGCCGGACAAGATCGGCGGTTTCTTCGCTCCTATGCATGCGTGGGGGCTGCCAGCAATCAATACCCTGATCCTGCTTAGCAGCGGCGCGACCATCACTTGGGCGCATTGGGGGCTGGTGGAAGGCAATCGCGGCAAGTTGATCAAGGGCCTTGCCGCCACCGTTGGCTTGGGCGTATTGTTCCTGGCTCTCCAAGCGACTGAGTATCATGAAGCCTATACGGAGTTGCACCTGACCTTGGGCAGTGGAATTTATGGCTCCACCTTTTTCATGTTGACCGGGTTTCATGGTCTGCATGTCACGATTGGCGCGATTATCCTGACTGTTATCCTGTTCCGCAGCATCGCCGGGCATTTTTCGCCGCACAAGCATTTTGCTTTCGAAGCGGCGGCCTGGTACTGGCATTTTGTGGACGTAGTCTGGCTGGGGCTGTTTATCTTCGTTTACTGGATGTGA
- a CDS encoding trypsin-like peptidase domain-containing protein, translated as MLAGSLLFMVGLPLTVWSASLADTVEKIKPSIVAIGTVQPTRRPPAKFQATGFAVGRGRHIITNAHALPDFLDSQNKEALAVFIGQGTKVESRPAKKIATDAEHDLALLEIEGAPLPAMRLGETRRPREGQAIAFTGFPIGVVLGLFPVTHQGIISAISPVAIPAPSAGNLDATTIRRLKNEPYDVLQLDATAYPGNSGSPLYEPDTGQVIGVINKVFVQESKESILEKPSGITYAIPVHYVNMLLKRARQSAN; from the coding sequence ATGCTGGCAGGTAGTTTGCTGTTCATGGTCGGTCTGCCCCTGACGGTTTGGTCGGCGAGCCTGGCTGACACCGTGGAAAAGATCAAGCCCAGTATTGTCGCCATCGGCACGGTCCAACCCACCCGGCGACCGCCAGCCAAGTTTCAAGCGACGGGCTTTGCGGTCGGTCGCGGCCGACACATCATCACCAATGCCCACGCCTTACCCGACTTCCTTGATTCCCAGAACAAGGAAGCTCTGGCGGTCTTCATTGGCCAAGGAACCAAGGTTGAATCGCGTCCGGCGAAAAAAATCGCGACAGACGCGGAACATGATCTGGCTCTGCTGGAAATCGAGGGTGCGCCGCTTCCAGCCATGCGCCTCGGTGAAACGCGACGTCCTCGCGAAGGACAGGCTATCGCTTTCACCGGATTCCCGATCGGCGTGGTTCTCGGACTGTTCCCCGTCACGCACCAAGGCATCATTTCCGCAATCAGTCCGGTGGCTATCCCCGCGCCATCCGCCGGAAATCTGGACGCAACCACGATTCGGCGCTTGAAGAACGAGCCTTATGACGTGTTGCAACTCGATGCGACAGCTTATCCTGGCAACAGCGGCAGCCCGTTATATGAGCCGGATACCGGCCAGGTCATTGGGGTCATCAATAAGGTGTTCGTTCAGGAGAGCAAGGAATCCATCCTGGAAAAACCCAGCGGCATTACTTATGCTATTCCAGTGCATTACGTCAATATGTTACTTAAAAGAGCCAGGCAATCCGCAAATTAA
- a CDS encoding ferritin, with protein sequence MANEGYHEPINELSDNTRDMHRAITSLMEELEAVDWYNQRVDACKNPELKAILAHNRDEEKEHAAMVLEWIRRQDPAFDHELRDYLFTEKPIAHG encoded by the coding sequence ATGGCGAATGAAGGCTATCACGAGCCGATCAACGAGCTGTCCGACAACACGCGGGATATGCATCGGGCGATTACCTCGTTGATGGAAGAGTTGGAGGCAGTGGATTGGTACAACCAGCGGGTGGATGCCTGCAAGAATCCCGAACTCAAGGCGATTCTGGCCCACAACCGCGATGAGGAGAAGGAACACGCGGCGATGGTGCTGGAGTGGATTCGTCGCCAGGATCCCGCTTTTGACCATGAGTTGCGGGACTATCTTTTCACTGAGAAACCAATTGCTCATGGATAG
- the ctaD gene encoding cytochrome c oxidase subunit I, with protein MSTAAPTHDHGHDHEHHGPAPGLSRWIFTTNHKDIGTLYLLFSLLMFFIGGSMALVIRAELFQPGLQIVDPHFFNQMTTMHALVMIFGAVMPAFVGLANWLIPMMIGAPDMALPRMNNWSFWIMPFAFTLLLSTLFTAGGGPAGGWTLYPPLVLQTGEAFPFVILAVHMMGASSIMGAINIVATILNLRAPTMTLMKMPLFVWTWLITAFLLIAVMPVLAGAVTMLLTDKFFGTSFFNAAGGGDPVMFQHIFWFFGHPEVYIMILPAFGVISQIIPTFARKPLFGYASMVYATASIAFLSFIVWAHHMFTVGMPLAGELFFMYATMLIAVPTGVKVFNWVSTMWRGSMTFETPMLFAIAFVVLFTIGGFSGLMLAIAPADFQYQDTYFVVAHFHYVLVPGAVFSIMAAAYYWLPKWTGHMYNEKLGQWHFWLSVIGVNVLFFPQHFLGLAGMPRRIPDYALQFTDFNMISTVGAFIFGISQLLFAYNVIQTIRGGAKATDQVWEGAKGLEWTLSSPPPYHTFQTAPQVD; from the coding sequence ATGAGCACCGCAGCACCGACCCACGATCATGGTCATGACCATGAGCATCACGGCCCCGCGCCGGGTTTAAGCCGCTGGATTTTTACCACCAATCACAAGGACATCGGCACACTCTACCTGCTGTTTTCTCTGCTGATGTTCTTCATCGGCGGGTCGATGGCGCTGGTGATCCGCGCCGAACTGTTCCAACCGGGCCTGCAAATCGTCGATCCGCATTTCTTCAACCAGATGACCACCATGCATGCGTTGGTGATGATCTTTGGCGCGGTGATGCCGGCCTTCGTCGGTCTGGCAAACTGGCTGATTCCGATGATGATCGGCGCGCCGGACATGGCCTTGCCGCGCATGAACAACTGGTCGTTCTGGATCATGCCGTTCGCGTTCACCCTGCTGCTGTCTACGCTGTTTACCGCAGGCGGCGGTCCAGCCGGCGGCTGGACGCTGTACCCGCCGCTGGTGTTGCAGACCGGCGAGGCGTTCCCGTTCGTGATCCTGGCCGTGCATATGATGGGCGCCTCGTCGATCATGGGCGCGATCAACATCGTCGCCACGATTCTTAATCTGCGCGCGCCGACCATGACTCTGATGAAAATGCCGCTGTTCGTGTGGACCTGGCTGATCACAGCGTTCCTGCTAATCGCGGTGATGCCGGTATTGGCAGGCGCGGTAACCATGCTGCTGACCGACAAGTTCTTTGGCACCAGCTTCTTCAACGCGGCGGGTGGCGGCGATCCCGTGATGTTCCAGCACATCTTCTGGTTCTTCGGCCATCCCGAGGTCTATATCATGATCCTGCCAGCGTTTGGGGTAATTTCGCAGATTATCCCGACTTTTGCCCGCAAGCCCCTGTTTGGCTATGCGTCGATGGTCTACGCTACCGCTTCCATTGCCTTTCTGTCATTCATCGTCTGGGCGCATCACATGTTCACGGTCGGCATGCCGCTGGCCGGCGAACTGTTCTTCATGTACGCCACCATGCTGATCGCGGTGCCGACCGGGGTGAAGGTGTTCAACTGGGTCTCGACCATGTGGCGGGGTTCCATGACCTTCGAGACGCCGATGCTGTTCGCCATCGCCTTTGTCGTCCTGTTCACTATTGGTGGCTTTTCCGGCCTGATGCTGGCCATCGCGCCAGCGGACTTCCAATATCAGGATACCTACTTCGTGGTGGCGCATTTCCACTATGTGCTGGTGCCAGGCGCTGTGTTCTCGATCATGGCTGCAGCCTACTACTGGCTGCCCAAGTGGACCGGCCACATGTACAACGAGAAGCTGGGTCAGTGGCATTTCTGGCTGTCAGTGATCGGGGTGAACGTGCTGTTCTTCCCACAACACTTCCTGGGCCTGGCCGGCATGCCGCGCCGCATTCCTGACTATGCCTTGCAGTTCACCGACTTCAATATGATCTCAACAGTGGGCGCGTTCATCTTCGGCATTTCGCAACTCCTGTTCGCCTATAACGTTATCCAGACGATTCGTGGCGGCGCCAAGGCGACCGATCAGGTCTGGGAAGGCGCGAAAGGACTGGAATGGACGTTGAGTTCGCCGCCGCCGTATCATACTTTCCAGACTGCCCCACAGGTGGACTGA
- the coxB gene encoding cytochrome c oxidase subunit II gives MNRIVAGTAALGSGLASWSGSACAEFALNMPRGVTPVSHDVYHLHMTIFWICVVIGIGVFGVMFWSIYHHRKSRGAVAAQFHESTLIEILWTIIPMAILIVMAVPATATLVRMYDTRDAELTVKVTGYQWRWHYDYLDEGVGFFSTLSTPQAQIRNAAPKGEHYLLEVDNPLVVPVGKKVRILTTAADVIHSWWVPDLGWKKDAIPGFINETWTQIEKPGVYRGQCAELCGRDHGFMPIVVKAVPEAEFKEWLTQMKAKATPQTAQNESHPVSQPATVSGGQAL, from the coding sequence ATGAATCGAATTGTAGCGGGGACCGCCGCCCTCGGGAGCGGATTAGCGAGTTGGAGCGGCAGCGCCTGCGCCGAGTTTGCGCTGAATATGCCAAGAGGCGTAACTCCAGTCAGCCACGATGTTTACCATCTGCACATGACGATCTTCTGGATTTGCGTGGTGATTGGCATCGGGGTGTTTGGCGTGATGTTCTGGTCAATCTATCACCACCGCAAATCACGGGGCGCGGTGGCGGCCCAGTTCCATGAGAGTACGCTGATTGAGATACTCTGGACCATCATCCCGATGGCGATTCTGATCGTGATGGCGGTGCCGGCGACGGCCACTCTGGTGCGTATGTACGATACCCGCGATGCTGAACTGACGGTCAAGGTCACCGGCTATCAATGGCGCTGGCATTATGATTATCTCGATGAGGGAGTTGGATTTTTCAGTACCCTTTCTACACCTCAGGCGCAGATTCGCAATGCTGCGCCGAAAGGCGAGCATTATCTGCTGGAGGTGGATAATCCGTTAGTGGTGCCGGTGGGCAAGAAGGTTCGCATCCTGACGACTGCCGCCGATGTGATCCACTCCTGGTGGGTGCCCGATCTGGGCTGGAAGAAAGACGCCATTCCCGGCTTCATCAATGAAACCTGGACGCAGATCGAGAAACCGGGCGTTTATCGCGGCCAGTGCGCCGAACTGTGCGGACGGGACCATGGTTTTATGCCGATTGTCGTCAAGGCGGTTCCTGAAGCAGAATTTAAAGAATGGCTGACCCAGATGAAGGCGAAAGCCACTCCGCAAACCGCGCAGAATGAAAGTCATCCTGTTTCCCAACCTGCCACCGTTTCTGGAGGTCAAGCGCTATGA
- a CDS encoding DUF2244 domain-containing protein has product MIADMGCTTECQYCFVLRPNRSLSWRQTVMVFASFCIITLALVLPLVAMGFWLVLPFAGLELLAVGTGFYLVARHCHEREVICIASDTIRIERGRRKPEQSLTLTRTWARVVLKACPRQWYPSRLLIRVHGQTVEVGRFLVEEERRQLAEDLSRCLCVNS; this is encoded by the coding sequence ATGATCGCGGATATGGGTTGTACCACCGAGTGTCAATACTGCTTTGTGCTGCGTCCCAACCGCTCATTGTCCTGGCGGCAGACGGTCATGGTTTTCGCAAGCTTCTGCATTATTACCCTGGCCCTCGTGCTACCTTTGGTGGCGATGGGTTTCTGGCTCGTATTGCCGTTTGCCGGTCTGGAACTGCTGGCGGTGGGAACCGGCTTTTATTTGGTGGCCCGCCACTGTCATGAGCGGGAAGTGATTTGTATTGCTTCTGACACAATTCGCATCGAGCGGGGCCGACGGAAGCCCGAACAGTCCCTAACGCTGACGCGAACTTGGGCGCGTGTCGTCCTTAAGGCTTGCCCCCGACAGTGGTATCCGAGTCGGTTGCTGATCCGCGTACATGGTCAAACAGTCGAGGTGGGTCGCTTCTTGGTCGAAGAGGAACGTCGGCAGCTTGCCGAGGACTTGAGCCGTTGTCTCTGCGTTAATTCATAA